Proteins co-encoded in one Bacillus infantis NRRL B-14911 genomic window:
- a CDS encoding ABC transporter ATP-binding protein — translation MITFKHVGKKYPDGFVALKDIDFHIEEGELVALIGPSGCGKTTTMKMINRLIEPSSGQIFINGEDISKKDPVKLRRDIGYVIQQIGLLPHMTIEDNITLVPRLKGWEKEQYSDKVDELLELVGLDPKEYRTRFPGELSGGQQQRVGVIRALAAEPPIILMDEPFSALDPISREQLQDELVKLQETIKKTIVFVTHDMDEAIKIADRIAILKDGEIIQFDTPERILRYPKNEFVKGFIGEDRLNDAENGQPAAADLMLRKVITARPGRGLAQALKTMKTYKVDSLFVVNGENELLGIATIDDVEKNYAEEEKTLGDIMSADYQSVLVDAPYNEVAELFAKGSLYIPVLEGGKLAGLITRSTMMRGLAGMKISSPAEGGTINE, via the coding sequence TTGATTACGTTTAAGCATGTAGGAAAGAAATATCCGGATGGCTTTGTTGCCCTCAAGGATATTGATTTCCATATAGAAGAAGGGGAACTGGTTGCCCTGATCGGGCCGAGCGGCTGCGGAAAGACGACAACCATGAAAATGATCAACCGGCTTATTGAGCCGTCCAGCGGCCAGATTTTTATCAATGGAGAAGACATATCCAAAAAGGATCCTGTGAAGCTGCGCAGGGATATCGGCTATGTGATCCAGCAGATCGGCCTGCTTCCCCATATGACCATTGAAGATAATATTACACTTGTTCCGAGGCTTAAAGGCTGGGAAAAGGAGCAGTACTCCGATAAAGTGGACGAATTACTGGAGCTTGTCGGCCTGGATCCGAAAGAATACCGGACCCGGTTCCCCGGCGAGCTGTCGGGCGGACAGCAGCAGCGTGTAGGCGTTATCCGCGCCCTGGCGGCAGAACCGCCCATCATCCTTATGGACGAGCCTTTCAGCGCACTGGATCCGATCAGCCGTGAGCAGCTGCAGGATGAGCTGGTCAAGCTGCAGGAAACCATCAAAAAGACCATTGTGTTTGTCACCCACGATATGGATGAGGCCATTAAAATCGCCGACCGGATTGCCATTTTAAAAGACGGCGAGATCATCCAGTTCGATACGCCGGAAAGAATTCTGCGTTATCCAAAGAATGAGTTTGTCAAAGGCTTCATCGGCGAAGACCGCCTGAATGATGCTGAGAACGGGCAGCCTGCTGCTGCTGACCTGATGCTCAGGAAGGTCATTACAGCGCGTCCCGGCAGAGGTCTGGCACAGGCGTTGAAAACGATGAAGACATATAAGGTTGACTCACTTTTTGTAGTAAATGGCGAGAATGAGCTCCTTGGCATTGCAACCATTGATGATGTCGAAAAAAATTACGCCGAGGAAGAAAAAACGCTTGGCGATATTATGAGCGCGGACTATCAGTCAGTACTCGTTGATGCACCTTATAATGAGGTTGCTGAGCTGTTTGCCAAAGGGTCCCTTTACATTCCCGTCCTTGAGGGCGGAAAGCTTGCCGGGCTTATCACAAGGTCCACGATGATGAGAGGCCTGGCGGGGATGAAAATTTCATCACCGGCTGAAGGGGGCACTATAAATGAATGA
- a CDS encoding histidine kinase N-terminal 7TM domain-containing diguanylate cyclase, whose amino-acid sequence MNSDIFSYMVLISVSGVLTSILGMYAFAKRKTFSAGKTFVWIAVTSAIYIFGHAFELTADSRAEIKFWIAFQYAGLPFISPITLVMVMRFTGLDRYLTTFNLILLYTIPFISMVMVLTNDWHGLFYTGYLLHREGSYLLVDMDVGFWYVIHGSFTFGSLFAGACMVVWYWKRAGFAYRRQLMTMFAGLTIPMTASFLYLMGYSPYGMDPVPMVMCLTSFLYLRAFFMDRLTAAPIAKERVFESMRDGVLVFAQDDGLVDFNPAAEEMLPGLDSSSIGEKMKVVLQPAAANSGTGADGGSYSGIHKFENEAETYIQIHSFPIKKSSGELAGTTVILSNITQEVLLRQKLEELAFKDGLTGIYNRTYFIEQSGRLLKEAEAAGGTMSVILFDIDYFKNINDQYGHLQGDEALRHIARVSGSLLGGGSIFARYGGEEFVICLPGADLESAADQAEKIRAGIEEVFLPSETGMISLTASFGAAEAAPGMTLERLLHNADTALYQSKNGGRNRVTCCESPVSVS is encoded by the coding sequence ATGAACTCAGATATTTTCAGCTATATGGTTCTGATCTCTGTATCCGGAGTCCTGACAAGCATTTTGGGCATGTATGCCTTTGCTAAAAGAAAGACCTTTTCAGCCGGCAAAACCTTTGTCTGGATAGCGGTTACCTCGGCCATCTACATATTCGGGCATGCTTTTGAACTGACAGCTGATTCGCGGGCAGAAATCAAGTTCTGGATTGCCTTTCAATATGCGGGCCTGCCCTTTATTTCCCCTATCACATTAGTCATGGTCATGAGATTCACAGGTTTGGACAGATATTTGACCACCTTCAATCTTATTCTTTTATACACCATTCCTTTCATCAGCATGGTTATGGTGCTGACAAATGATTGGCATGGCCTTTTTTACACCGGATATCTTCTGCACCGGGAGGGGTCATATCTGCTTGTAGATATGGATGTTGGCTTTTGGTATGTGATTCATGGCAGCTTTACCTTCGGCAGCCTTTTTGCAGGGGCTTGCATGGTTGTATGGTATTGGAAGAGGGCAGGATTCGCCTACAGAAGGCAGCTGATGACCATGTTCGCGGGACTGACGATCCCCATGACAGCCTCTTTCCTTTATTTAATGGGATATTCCCCTTACGGCATGGATCCTGTTCCGATGGTGATGTGCCTGACATCCTTTTTATATTTGCGCGCCTTTTTTATGGACAGGCTGACAGCCGCACCGATCGCAAAGGAACGGGTCTTTGAAAGCATGAGAGATGGTGTTCTCGTTTTTGCCCAGGATGATGGACTTGTGGACTTTAACCCGGCTGCAGAGGAAATGCTGCCAGGGCTTGATTCCAGCTCAATCGGTGAAAAGATGAAGGTAGTTCTCCAGCCGGCTGCAGCAAATTCAGGGACCGGGGCTGATGGCGGCAGCTATTCCGGCATCCATAAGTTTGAGAACGAGGCAGAAACTTATATCCAGATTCATTCTTTCCCGATAAAAAAAAGCAGCGGCGAATTGGCCGGTACTACGGTGATCCTCAGCAATATCACCCAGGAAGTACTGCTAAGGCAGAAACTGGAGGAGCTTGCTTTTAAAGATGGGCTGACAGGCATTTATAACCGGACCTATTTCATTGAGCAGAGCGGCAGGCTTCTTAAGGAAGCGGAAGCTGCCGGGGGAACCATGTCAGTCATTTTGTTTGATATCGATTATTTTAAGAATATCAATGATCAGTATGGGCATCTGCAGGGCGATGAAGCGCTTCGGCATATAGCGCGGGTCAGCGGAAGCCTGCTGGGGGGAGGTTCAATTTTTGCACGCTACGGAGGAGAGGAATTTGTCATCTGCCTTCCTGGTGCCGATCTAGAATCAGCGGCTGATCAGGCAGAAAAAATCAGGGCCGGAATCGAAGAGGTTTTTCTGCCTTCTGAAACGGGAATGATTTCACTGACCGCGAGTTTTGGAGCGGCAGAAGCAGCACCGGGAATGACGCTCGAACGGCTGCTTCACAATGCAGACACTGCTTTATATCAATCAAAAAATGGAGGCAGAAACAGAGTTACATGCTGCGAATCACCTGTTTCCGTATCCTAG
- a CDS encoding DUF1540 domain-containing protein: MAQDVLCEVVNCKFNRNGRKCGADEIFVGAITGKKASTNEETDCKTFEPQ, translated from the coding sequence GTGGCACAGGATGTATTATGTGAAGTAGTCAATTGCAAGTTTAACCGCAACGGCAGGAAATGCGGGGCGGATGAGATTTTTGTCGGGGCGATCACCGGAAAGAAAGCGAGCACCAATGAAGAAACCGACTGTAAAACTTTTGAGCCTCAATAA
- the opuFB gene encoding osmoprotectant update ABC transporter permease/substrate-binding subunit OpuFB (The ABC transporter OpuF is widely distributed in Bacillus species other than B. subtilis. OpuFA is the ATP-binding subunit, while OpuFB is a fusion of permease and substrate-binding subunits.) has product MNDLAGVFKERQSELFSALIEHIQISFIALFFAVLISIPLGIYLTRHKRAAEAVIGVTAVLQTIPSLALLGLLIPLFGIGKVPASIALIVYALLPILRNTYTGIKEVEPSLIEAARAMGMNSWKRLVKVELPLSMPVIMAGIRTAMVLIVGTATLAALIGAGGLGDIILLGIDRNNTSLIVLGAIPAALLAILFDLLLKRFEKISFKKSLIPLGAIALAAIVIMVLPFVSGKGEKDLVIAGKLGSEPEILINMYKLLIEEETDMSVELQPGLGKTSFVFNALRSGDIDIYPEFTGTAISEFLKETAVSTDRQEVYEQARDGMSEEFELEMLEPMDYNNTYALAVPEELAAQYGLETISDVKAVQQNINPGFTLEFSDREDGYRGIQKLYGIEFPNVKTMEPKLRYSAVETGDINMVDAYSTDSELEAYNLKVLEDDKNLFPPYQGAPLLKKETLDDHPEIADALNKLAGKITDDQMREMNYKVNVDGMSAEDTAREFLKNEGLIE; this is encoded by the coding sequence TTGAATGATTTGGCCGGTGTTTTTAAAGAGAGGCAATCAGAGCTTTTCAGTGCACTCATTGAACATATACAAATCTCATTCATTGCGCTTTTCTTCGCTGTCCTGATTTCAATCCCGCTCGGAATTTATCTGACGCGGCATAAAAGAGCAGCTGAGGCAGTCATCGGCGTTACAGCGGTGCTGCAGACCATTCCTTCCCTCGCCTTGCTAGGGCTCCTTATCCCGCTGTTCGGGATCGGGAAAGTGCCTGCAAGCATCGCGCTGATCGTCTATGCACTTCTGCCGATTTTGAGGAATACGTACACAGGCATAAAAGAAGTGGAGCCTTCGCTTATTGAAGCGGCAAGGGCCATGGGGATGAACAGCTGGAAACGGCTTGTTAAAGTAGAATTGCCTCTATCCATGCCAGTGATCATGGCAGGGATCAGGACGGCAATGGTCCTGATCGTCGGGACAGCAACGCTTGCAGCTTTGATCGGTGCAGGAGGCCTTGGGGATATCATCCTTCTCGGGATTGACCGGAACAATACATCCCTCATTGTACTGGGAGCAATCCCGGCAGCGCTGCTGGCCATATTATTTGACCTGCTGCTGAAAAGGTTCGAAAAGATTTCATTCAAAAAATCACTGATCCCGCTCGGGGCGATTGCCCTTGCAGCCATTGTCATCATGGTTCTGCCGTTTGTTTCAGGCAAGGGAGAAAAAGATCTCGTGATTGCCGGAAAGCTTGGCTCTGAACCGGAGATCCTGATCAATATGTACAAACTCCTCATTGAAGAGGAAACGGATATGAGCGTTGAATTGCAGCCAGGGCTTGGCAAGACTTCTTTTGTGTTCAATGCACTCCGTTCAGGTGATATTGATATCTACCCTGAGTTCACAGGAACAGCCATTTCGGAATTTTTAAAAGAAACGGCAGTGAGCACAGACCGGCAGGAAGTGTATGAACAGGCAAGGGACGGCATGTCAGAAGAGTTTGAACTGGAAATGCTGGAGCCGATGGACTATAACAATACATATGCACTGGCTGTGCCGGAAGAGCTGGCTGCACAATATGGACTTGAAACGATTTCAGATGTAAAAGCGGTTCAGCAGAATATCAACCCGGGCTTTACGCTGGAGTTTTCCGACAGGGAAGATGGCTACCGGGGTATTCAAAAGCTGTATGGCATAGAGTTTCCTAATGTGAAAACAATGGAGCCTAAGCTTCGCTATAGTGCCGTTGAAACCGGCGATATCAATATGGTGGATGCCTATTCGACGGACAGTGAGCTGGAAGCCTACAATCTGAAGGTGCTTGAAGATGATAAAAATCTGTTTCCGCCTTATCAGGGGGCTCCCCTTTTAAAGAAAGAGACGCTTGATGATCATCCGGAAATCGCGGATGCTTTGAACAAGCTGGCAGGAAAAATCACAGATGACCAGATGCGGGAAATGAACTATAAAGTCAATGTTGATGGAATGAGTGCTGAAGATACAGCCAGGGAATTCCTGAAAAATGAAGGGCTTATAGAGTAG
- the opuFA gene encoding osmoprotectant update ABC transporter ATP-binding subunit OpuFA — MIEFEGVTKEYPGGTKAVESLDLTIKKGEFFVLIGPSGCGKTTTLKMINRLIDLTKGTIRIEGKRISEYDIHELRWSIGYVLQSIALFPHMTIEENIAIVPELKKWEREKIRKRAAELLTMVGLEPDVYLTRKPSELSGGQQQRIGVIRALAADPEIILMDEPFSALDPLSREKLQDDLLDLQRNIKKTIVFVTHDMQEALKLGDRICVMKEGKIVQLAAPEEIIANPADEFVREFVGAQAGAGREITAEKMMKAGYAESVSAEAVAASASLKEVLELLTDREEIPVEKDGTIVGSISRREAIRHVAGSLGERGAIIE, encoded by the coding sequence ATGATAGAGTTTGAGGGTGTGACAAAAGAGTACCCCGGCGGAACGAAGGCGGTAGAGTCCCTGGATCTTACGATAAAGAAAGGGGAATTCTTCGTGCTGATCGGGCCAAGCGGGTGCGGGAAGACAACGACGCTCAAGATGATCAACCGGCTGATCGATCTCACGAAGGGAACGATCAGGATAGAGGGGAAAAGGATCAGTGAGTATGATATCCATGAATTACGATGGAGCATCGGCTATGTGCTGCAGTCAATCGCGCTCTTTCCGCATATGACGATCGAAGAAAATATCGCTATAGTCCCGGAATTGAAAAAATGGGAGCGGGAAAAGATCCGCAAGCGGGCGGCAGAGCTGCTGACTATGGTCGGGCTGGAGCCGGATGTATATTTGACGAGGAAGCCGAGCGAGCTTTCCGGCGGGCAGCAGCAGAGGATCGGTGTTATCCGTGCCCTCGCAGCCGACCCTGAAATCATTCTGATGGACGAGCCTTTCAGTGCACTTGACCCTTTAAGCAGGGAAAAGCTGCAGGATGATCTTCTGGATCTGCAGCGCAATATTAAGAAGACGATCGTGTTTGTGACGCATGATATGCAGGAAGCTCTTAAACTGGGAGACAGAATTTGCGTCATGAAGGAAGGGAAGATTGTGCAGCTGGCTGCGCCTGAGGAAATCATTGCAAATCCGGCAGATGAATTTGTGCGTGAATTTGTCGGTGCGCAGGCTGGAGCCGGCCGCGAGATTACAGCTGAAAAAATGATGAAAGCCGGATATGCCGAAAGTGTGTCTGCTGAAGCGGTCGCAGCTTCGGCCAGTTTAAAGGAAGTGCTGGAACTGCTGACTGACAGGGAAGAGATACCTGTTGAAAAAGACGGGACCATCGTCGGTTCAATCAGCCGCAGGGAAGCCATCAGGCATGTGGCGGGAAGCTTAGGAGAAAGGGGGGCTATAATTGAATGA
- a CDS encoding thioredoxin family protein: MANMIKTEKEFREIIGSGETVTVKFFAGWCPDCKRMDMFMPSVLEEFQEFPLYELNKDELPDLAAEYNVMGIPSLLVFKNDEKLGHLHSANAKTPEQVSEYLGEYYSK, from the coding sequence ATGGCTAATATGATCAAAACAGAAAAAGAATTCAGGGAAATAATCGGCAGCGGGGAAACAGTGACTGTAAAGTTTTTTGCGGGCTGGTGCCCGGACTGCAAACGGATGGATATGTTCATGCCGAGCGTGCTGGAGGAATTTCAGGAGTTTCCTCTATATGAGCTGAACAAAGACGAACTGCCTGATTTGGCTGCTGAATATAATGTGATGGGCATTCCGAGTCTGCTGGTATTCAAGAACGATGAAAAGCTTGGGCATCTTCACAGCGCAAATGCGAAGACACCGGAACAGGTATCAGAATACCTTGGCGAGTATTATAGCAAATAA
- a CDS encoding flavodoxin family protein yields MKTLCLLGSTRKNGNSEYLAGKILEGTDHTVVHLADKHIEAIHDQRHAEGGFDPVHDDYDELIELIFSHDVILFATPLYWYGMSGPMKNFFDRWSQYLRDERFNLKEELARKKAYVAVTGGTSAKIKGLPLIQQFEYIFEFVGMEFADYIIGAGVKPGEVKEDQIALAKAEAWNKGLRS; encoded by the coding sequence ATGAAAACTTTATGCTTGCTGGGAAGCACCCGCAAAAATGGCAACTCAGAATATTTGGCAGGAAAAATTCTTGAAGGAACAGACCATACTGTTGTTCACCTGGCTGATAAGCATATTGAAGCCATCCACGACCAGCGCCATGCTGAAGGCGGCTTTGATCCGGTCCACGATGACTATGACGAATTGATTGAGCTGATTTTCAGCCATGATGTCATCCTGTTTGCTACTCCCCTGTACTGGTATGGTATGAGCGGCCCAATGAAGAATTTTTTTGACAGATGGTCACAGTATCTTCGCGACGAGCGCTTCAATTTAAAAGAAGAGCTTGCCAGAAAAAAAGCTTATGTAGCCGTAACAGGCGGCACAAGCGCAAAAATCAAGGGACTGCCGCTCATCCAGCAATTTGAATACATATTTGAATTTGTCGGCATGGAATTTGCAGACTATATCATCGGCGCAGGCGTCAAGCCCGGCGAGGTGAAGGAAGACCAGATTGCGCTGGCAAAGGCAGAGGCTTGGAATAAAGGATTGCGCTCATAA
- a CDS encoding helix-turn-helix domain-containing protein, whose protein sequence is MNIFGSNLGKKIKDLRVSRGLKQSELSEGICTQAQISKIERGDIIPLSSTLYLIARRLGVDISYFFGMNGIASNEYVEEVMTQLYNARKKLEYDQVRDIVKVEEKNPRILENPEYHQVLLWNKGIYTFYLEKDFERSISILQEAIDLTHKNASIWTESELEIYISMGIFHYDIKEFQQCYDLLKKASQVIKELPQLQNKDLKTKVLYNQARSLWALQQYKEAIECCYKGINWCVKANLLDYLGELYYYLSISYEGLKEYNQAIEHYDITISIFKAQKDDRFVSFIEGKIENINKSVKKS, encoded by the coding sequence TTGAATATTTTTGGAAGCAATCTTGGGAAAAAAATTAAAGATTTAAGAGTTTCAAGAGGGCTTAAGCAGAGTGAACTGTCTGAAGGCATCTGCACACAGGCGCAGATCAGCAAGATTGAGCGGGGGGATATCATCCCGCTTTCTTCCACTCTTTATCTTATCGCCCGGAGGCTTGGAGTGGATATTTCCTATTTTTTCGGGATGAACGGCATTGCCAGCAATGAGTATGTTGAAGAAGTAATGACACAGCTGTATAATGCCCGGAAAAAGCTGGAGTATGACCAGGTAAGGGATATTGTTAAAGTCGAGGAAAAGAATCCTAGAATTCTGGAAAATCCCGAATACCATCAGGTGCTTCTCTGGAATAAAGGAATCTACACCTTTTACTTGGAAAAAGATTTTGAGAGAAGTATTTCAATATTGCAGGAAGCGATTGATCTTACCCATAAAAATGCTTCGATCTGGACGGAATCCGAGCTCGAGATTTATATCAGCATGGGCATTTTCCACTATGATATAAAAGAATTCCAGCAGTGCTATGATTTGCTGAAAAAAGCGTCTCAGGTTATTAAAGAGCTGCCGCAGCTGCAAAATAAGGATTTGAAAACTAAAGTACTGTATAATCAAGCAAGAAGCTTATGGGCCCTTCAACAATATAAAGAGGCAATAGAGTGCTGCTATAAAGGCATTAACTGGTGCGTGAAGGCGAATCTGCTGGACTATTTAGGGGAGCTCTATTATTATCTGAGCATAAGCTATGAAGGCTTAAAAGAATACAATCAGGCGATTGAGCACTATGATATAACGATTAGCATTTTTAAAGCGCAGAAGGATGATAGATTCGTTTCTTTCATTGAAGGCAAAATCGAGAATATTAATAAGTCAGTGAAGAAATCTTAG
- a CDS encoding DUF2269 domain-containing protein: MTFYSILLTVHIIAAVCGLGAAFAQPIISKAPKTVSQARLCISINERVEKLAKYGSIILLITGLIFGALNPALFKQVWYIISIIIFISVQPIVAAVLPKKVKAQQELLANHEGKDESLPDSYHRINKEQQPFTLYTHLAAVVLIVLMVMKPF; the protein is encoded by the coding sequence TTGACTTTTTATTCCATCCTGCTTACAGTGCATATCATTGCCGCAGTGTGCGGCCTTGGCGCTGCTTTTGCGCAGCCCATCATTTCAAAGGCTCCAAAAACGGTTTCACAGGCTAGGCTTTGTATTTCAATCAATGAGAGAGTAGAGAAGCTCGCAAAATACGGGAGTATTATACTATTGATCACCGGTTTGATTTTTGGAGCTTTGAATCCTGCTTTATTCAAACAGGTCTGGTATATCATTTCCATCATAATCTTTATATCTGTTCAGCCGATTGTAGCAGCAGTACTGCCGAAGAAAGTCAAAGCACAGCAGGAGCTTCTTGCTAATCATGAAGGCAAGGACGAATCACTGCCTGACTCTTACCACCGCATAAACAAAGAACAGCAGCCATTCACCTTATATACACACTTAGCAGCAGTTGTTTTGATTGTTCTAATGGTAATGAAGCCATTTTAA
- the smpB gene encoding SsrA-binding protein SmpB: MPKGTGKVIAQNKKAYHDYFIEDTYEAGIVLQGTEIKAIRAGRVQLKDSYARIISGEVFLINMHVSPYEQGNRYNHDPLRTRKLLLHNKEISKLIGETKEAGYSIVPLKMYLKNGFAKVLIGLAKGKKNYDKRETLKKKEAGRDIERAFRERQKM, translated from the coding sequence ATGCCAAAGGGAACGGGCAAGGTTATCGCCCAAAATAAAAAAGCGTATCATGATTATTTTATAGAAGACACCTATGAAGCGGGAATCGTCCTGCAAGGTACAGAGATTAAGGCTATCCGGGCAGGAAGGGTGCAGCTGAAGGATTCTTATGCAAGGATCATCAGCGGGGAGGTATTCCTGATCAACATGCATGTCAGCCCTTATGAGCAGGGAAACCGGTACAACCATGATCCGCTCAGAACCAGGAAACTGCTGCTTCATAATAAAGAAATCAGCAAGCTGATCGGCGAAACAAAGGAAGCCGGCTATTCTATCGTACCGCTGAAAATGTATTTGAAAAATGGTTTTGCGAAAGTTTTGATCGGCCTGGCCAAGGGTAAAAAGAATTATGATAAACGCGAAACCTTGAAAAAGAAAGAAGCAGGCCGGGATATTGAGCGGGCATTCCGCGAACGGCAGAAAATGTAA
- the rnr gene encoding ribonuclease R, whose product MENNIKQIVDKLLHFMKDEAYKPLTVQEMEEAFGIEDSSDFKDFVKALVVMEQKGLVVRTRSNRYGLPDRMNLIKGKLSGHAKGFAFVIPEEPGLDDIFIPPNETNNAMHGDIVLARVSSESSGQRREGTVVRILERGVQQIVGTYVESKNFGFVLPDDKKFTSDIFIPKSASKGAIEGHKVVVKLTTYPEGRKSAEGEVLEILGHKNDPGVDILSVIHKHGLPMEFPKEVLEQANDTPDSIDESEIKNRRDLRDQTIVTIDGADAKDLDDAVTVTKLENGNYKLGVHIADVTYYVRENTPIDQEAEERATSIYLVDRVIPMIPHRLSNGICSLNPQVDRLTLSCEMEMDSSGEVVNHEIFQSVIKTTERMTYHDVNKILTDKDEELMKRYEPLVPMFQLMEELAAVLRKKRMGRGAIDFDFKESKVLVDEEGKPSDVVLRERSVAERLIEEFMLAANETVAEHFHWMDVPFIYRIHEDPKEDKLRRFFEFITNFGYIVKGTANSVHPRALQEIIEEVQGTPEEMVISTVMLRSMQQAKYDPESLGHFGLSTEFYTHFTSPIRRYPDLVVHRLIRTYLIEGDLSQATRERMNSRLPDIAEHSSNMERRAVEAERETDELKKAEYMADKIGEEYDGIISSVTNFGMFVELPNTIEGLIHVSYMTDDYYRYDERHFAMIGEKTGNVFRIGDEITVRVINVNKDERSIDFEIVGMKGPRKRDDRDAPRVFKTGSTEKKPRRGKAGEGPKGRSGSSKGKSGGPARKEKKHFENAPKAKRKKKKR is encoded by the coding sequence ATGGAAAATAATATTAAGCAAATCGTGGATAAGCTTCTCCACTTTATGAAAGATGAAGCATATAAGCCACTGACCGTCCAGGAGATGGAAGAGGCATTCGGAATCGAGGATTCTTCCGATTTTAAAGACTTTGTGAAGGCCCTTGTGGTCATGGAGCAGAAAGGGCTTGTTGTCCGGACACGGAGCAACCGCTACGGCCTGCCGGACAGGATGAATCTGATCAAAGGTAAGCTGTCCGGCCATGCAAAAGGCTTTGCTTTTGTCATTCCTGAAGAGCCTGGCCTTGATGATATCTTTATACCGCCGAATGAGACGAATAATGCTATGCATGGCGATATTGTCCTTGCAAGGGTTTCTTCTGAATCTTCCGGCCAGAGGCGTGAAGGGACGGTCGTGCGCATTCTCGAACGAGGTGTCCAGCAGATTGTCGGGACATATGTTGAAAGTAAAAATTTCGGCTTTGTGCTCCCGGACGACAAAAAGTTCACCAGCGATATTTTTATCCCGAAATCAGCTTCTAAAGGGGCAATAGAAGGACATAAGGTCGTTGTCAAGCTGACGACGTATCCGGAGGGGCGCAAGAGTGCTGAAGGGGAAGTCCTTGAGATCCTTGGCCATAAAAATGATCCAGGCGTGGATATCCTGTCTGTCATCCACAAACATGGGCTGCCGATGGAATTCCCGAAAGAAGTGCTGGAGCAGGCGAATGATACACCTGACAGCATTGATGAAAGTGAAATCAAGAACCGGCGCGATCTCCGCGACCAGACAATCGTCACGATTGACGGCGCTGATGCGAAGGACCTGGATGATGCGGTAACTGTTACTAAGCTTGAAAACGGAAACTATAAGCTCGGAGTACATATTGCCGATGTGACGTATTATGTGCGCGAGAATACACCGATCGATCAGGAAGCGGAAGAACGGGCGACAAGTATTTACTTGGTGGACCGGGTCATCCCGATGATCCCGCACAGATTATCCAATGGCATCTGTTCCCTTAATCCGCAGGTTGACCGCCTGACCCTTTCCTGTGAAATGGAAATGGACAGCTCCGGTGAAGTGGTTAATCATGAAATCTTCCAGAGTGTCATTAAAACGACAGAGCGTATGACTTATCATGACGTTAACAAGATCTTGACCGATAAAGACGAAGAGCTGATGAAGCGCTATGAGCCGCTTGTCCCGATGTTTCAGCTTATGGAAGAGCTGGCAGCGGTGCTCCGCAAGAAACGGATGGGCCGCGGCGCCATCGACTTTGATTTTAAAGAGTCAAAGGTTCTTGTTGATGAAGAAGGAAAGCCAAGTGATGTCGTACTCCGCGAACGTTCTGTGGCAGAGCGCCTCATCGAGGAATTCATGCTTGCAGCCAATGAAACGGTCGCCGAGCATTTCCATTGGATGGATGTGCCGTTCATCTACCGTATTCACGAAGATCCGAAGGAAGATAAGCTGAGAAGATTCTTCGAGTTTATTACAAACTTCGGTTACATTGTAAAAGGCACGGCAAACTCTGTGCATCCGCGCGCCCTCCAGGAAATCATTGAAGAGGTGCAGGGTACACCTGAGGAAATGGTAATTTCGACCGTCATGCTGCGTTCGATGCAGCAGGCGAAATATGATCCTGAGAGCCTCGGCCACTTTGGGCTGTCGACTGAGTTCTATACTCATTTCACATCACCAATCCGCCGGTATCCGGACTTGGTTGTCCACAGGCTCATCCGCACCTATCTGATTGAAGGCGATTTAAGCCAGGCGACAAGAGAGCGGATGAATTCAAGGCTTCCTGATATTGCCGAGCATTCCTCCAATATGGAGCGCCGCGCGGTCGAAGCTGAAAGGGAAACAGATGAGCTGAAGAAAGCAGAATATATGGCTGATAAAATTGGCGAAGAATATGATGGCATCATCAGCTCAGTTACAAACTTCGGCATGTTCGTCGAATTGCCGAACACGATTGAAGGTCTGATCCATGTCAGCTATATGACGGACGATTATTACCGCTATGATGAACGCCATTTCGCGATGATCGGCGAGAAAACCGGCAATGTGTTCCGGATTGGCGACGAAATTACAGTACGCGTCATTAATGTCAACAAAGATGAGCGCTCCATAGATTTTGAAATCGTCGGCATGAAAGGCCCCCGGAAGCGTGATGATCGGGATGCGCCGCGAGTGTTCAAGACGGGCAGCACAGAAAAGAAGCCGCGCAGAGGCAAAGCAGGCGAAGGCCCAAAAGGACGCAGCGGCAGCTCGAAAGGCAAAAGCGGCGGACCTGCCCGGAAAGAGAAAAAGCACTTTGAAAATGCGCCAAAAGCCAAGCGTAAGAAAAAGAAACGCTAA